The following proteins come from a genomic window of Winogradskyella sp. PC-19:
- a CDS encoding DUF4175 family protein — protein MSNFKTIQVKLQQFIKKFYTNELLKGAILFFAIGVLYLMITLLIEYLLWLNPTARTILFWAFIAVELALFTRFIIIPLAKLFNLRKGIDYETASKLIGNHFPEVDDKLLNVLQLNQNNQQSDLLLASIEQKSAELKPIPFQMAINFKSSLKYLKYAAIPVVILLLSFITGKINWFSDSYERVVNYQTAYEPPAPFQFFVVNDKLRAIENKDFTLIVKTVGNIIPDQVQIDYKNQTYFLQQNIPGEFQYVFSQPKEDITFSLLANDVVSKAYELNVVNVPTLVGFDMILDYPNHTQKRDEILKSTGSAVIPEGTNITWSINTKSTSDVNIYSNDTISFTRNDSGVFEASKRLYRNYSYSINTSNENLTNYESLAFSINVVKDAYPELNIKVEKDSVDQQSLYFYGQVSDDYGLRKLQLVYYSSDNETQKKVIPINISKSNFSEFVSAFPDQLDVKDGVAYNLYFEVFDNDAIHNFKNVKSTVFSYRKRTRDEEETKQLNEQNETIKNISKTFEKLEEQDKKLEELSKTQKEKEALNFNDKKKFEEFLKRQKQQEQLMKNFNKKLQKNLEEFQKEKDEKGEKDEFKEDLKERLKENEEQLKKDEKLLEELEKMTEKINKEEFSQKLEELAKQNKNKKRSMQQLLELTKRFYVTQKQQKIQKELEEISKKQEELSEKSPKENTKEAQEKLNKEFKEIQKAIDELMSENRKLRKPEDIERDKPTEESIKEDQKEAKESLEKSEPQKESEMQKAKNKQKAAAKKMKQLGKMMKQSMMSGGGGGPKIEEDVEMLRQILDNLVLFSFDQEDLMERFNEIDINHNQYGKFIIKQSTLKEHFEHVDDSLFALSLRNPKISEKINSQITDVYFNIDKSLGQLTENRIYQGVSSQQYTVTAANSLANMLSNILDNMEMSMNMQPGQGGEGEMQLPDIIMSQEELNKKMEEAMKKMQEGEKPGEGEKGEKGEKEGEEGKDGEKGKKEGESGQEGQQGKSGEKGGQESGGKEGEGKQGEGNQGENGKEGKGSEGKNGKDGKNGKNGDEDGEGEKNDGYGEGGSEEFNGELYKIYQQQQKLRQALQDKIGKEGSQGNAGDLIKQMEEVELDLINKGFTNQTLQKMMDLQHQLLKMENATFTQGEDEKRESKTNRKEYNSKTNSQIPTAKQYFNTTEILNRQALPLRSQFKKKLQDYFKSTND, from the coding sequence ATGAGCAATTTTAAGACCATACAAGTCAAATTACAGCAGTTTATCAAGAAATTCTACACAAATGAATTACTTAAAGGTGCTATTTTGTTTTTTGCTATTGGCGTCCTTTATCTAATGATTACACTCTTGATTGAGTATTTATTATGGTTAAACCCTACAGCTAGAACTATATTGTTTTGGGCTTTTATAGCGGTAGAATTAGCACTCTTTACAAGATTTATAATTATCCCATTAGCAAAACTTTTTAACCTTCGAAAAGGTATTGACTACGAAACAGCTAGTAAGTTAATCGGGAATCATTTTCCTGAGGTGGATGATAAACTGCTCAATGTGCTACAACTTAATCAAAACAACCAACAATCCGATTTATTACTAGCAAGTATCGAGCAAAAATCAGCAGAATTAAAACCGATTCCATTTCAAATGGCAATAAACTTTAAGTCTAGCCTTAAGTATTTAAAGTACGCGGCTATTCCTGTTGTGATTTTGCTTTTATCATTTATAACAGGTAAAATAAATTGGTTTAGTGATAGTTACGAGCGTGTTGTAAATTACCAAACAGCTTACGAGCCACCAGCTCCATTTCAGTTTTTTGTAGTTAACGATAAGCTTCGGGCCATTGAGAATAAAGACTTTACACTTATCGTAAAAACAGTTGGTAATATTATTCCTGACCAAGTGCAAATAGATTACAAGAATCAAACGTACTTTTTACAACAAAATATACCAGGAGAGTTTCAATATGTCTTCAGTCAGCCTAAAGAGGACATAACATTTTCTCTCTTAGCTAACGATGTGGTGTCTAAAGCGTATGAGCTAAATGTTGTAAATGTGCCAACATTAGTTGGTTTTGATATGATTTTGGACTATCCAAATCACACTCAAAAGCGTGATGAAATTTTGAAAAGTACAGGCAGTGCTGTCATTCCAGAAGGCACAAATATTACCTGGAGTATTAACACCAAATCAACCTCTGACGTTAATATTTATTCTAACGATACAATTTCATTTACCAGAAACGACTCAGGAGTGTTTGAAGCCTCAAAACGACTATACAGAAATTATAGCTATAGTATTAATACAAGTAATGAAAATCTTACCAATTACGAGAGTCTAGCATTTTCTATTAATGTGGTAAAAGACGCCTATCCAGAATTAAATATTAAGGTAGAAAAAGACTCTGTAGATCAACAAAGCCTTTACTTTTATGGACAAGTAAGTGACGATTATGGTTTGCGTAAGTTGCAGTTAGTCTATTATTCATCAGATAACGAAACTCAGAAAAAAGTGATTCCAATTAACATCTCTAAGTCTAATTTTTCTGAATTTGTAAGTGCATTTCCTGACCAGTTAGACGTCAAAGACGGCGTTGCTTATAACTTGTATTTCGAGGTTTTTGATAACGATGCGATTCACAACTTTAAAAACGTAAAAAGTACCGTGTTTAGCTATCGCAAACGCACTAGAGACGAAGAAGAAACAAAGCAACTTAACGAGCAAAACGAGACTATAAAAAATATAAGTAAAACGTTTGAAAAACTCGAAGAGCAAGACAAAAAACTTGAGGAACTTTCTAAAACTCAAAAAGAAAAAGAAGCTTTAAATTTTAATGATAAAAAGAAATTCGAAGAATTCCTTAAGCGTCAAAAACAGCAAGAGCAGTTGATGAAAAACTTCAACAAAAAGCTGCAAAAAAATTTAGAAGAATTTCAAAAAGAAAAAGATGAAAAAGGAGAGAAGGACGAGTTTAAAGAAGATCTTAAAGAACGTTTAAAAGAAAATGAAGAGCAACTCAAAAAAGATGAGAAATTACTCGAAGAGTTAGAAAAAATGACTGAAAAGATTAACAAAGAAGAGTTCAGTCAAAAACTAGAAGAATTAGCTAAGCAGAATAAAAACAAGAAACGCAGTATGCAACAACTTTTAGAGTTGACAAAGCGTTTTTATGTCACTCAAAAACAACAGAAAATTCAAAAAGAATTAGAAGAGATTTCTAAAAAACAAGAAGAACTTTCTGAAAAATCGCCAAAAGAAAACACTAAAGAAGCGCAAGAGAAATTAAACAAAGAATTTAAAGAAATTCAAAAAGCTATTGATGAGTTAATGAGTGAAAATAGAAAGCTCAGAAAACCTGAAGATATAGAAAGAGATAAACCTACGGAAGAAAGTATAAAAGAAGACCAAAAAGAAGCAAAAGAAAGTCTCGAGAAAAGTGAGCCACAAAAAGAAAGTGAAATGCAAAAAGCAAAAAACAAACAAAAGGCTGCTGCAAAAAAAATGAAGCAACTTGGCAAGATGATGAAACAATCTATGATGTCTGGTGGTGGCGGTGGACCAAAAATAGAAGAAGATGTCGAGATGTTACGTCAAATACTAGATAATCTTGTACTATTCTCTTTTGATCAAGAAGATTTAATGGAACGATTTAATGAGATTGATATTAACCATAACCAGTATGGCAAATTCATTATCAAGCAAAGCACACTAAAAGAACATTTTGAACATGTAGACGACAGTTTGTTTGCACTCTCATTAAGAAACCCAAAAATTTCAGAAAAGATTAATTCTCAGATAACCGATGTCTATTTCAACATCGATAAGAGCTTAGGTCAATTAACCGAAAATCGTATTTATCAAGGTGTGTCTTCACAACAATACACAGTCACAGCAGCAAACTCTTTAGCAAACATGTTAAGTAATATTTTAGACAATATGGAAATGTCTATGAATATGCAACCAGGGCAAGGCGGCGAAGGCGAGATGCAACTCCCAGATATTATTATGAGTCAAGAGGAGCTTAATAAAAAGATGGAAGAAGCCATGAAAAAGATGCAAGAGGGAGAAAAGCCTGGTGAAGGCGAAAAAGGAGAAAAGGGCGAGAAAGAAGGTGAAGAAGGAAAAGACGGAGAAAAGGGCAAGAAAGAAGGCGAAAGTGGACAAGAAGGTCAACAAGGAAAGAGTGGCGAAAAAGGAGGACAAGAATCTGGAGGTAAAGAAGGAGAAGGAAAACAGGGTGAAGGAAACCAAGGTGAAAATGGAAAAGAAGGAAAAGGTTCAGAAGGGAAAAATGGTAAAGATGGTAAGAACGGAAAGAATGGCGATGAAGATGGTGAAGGAGAAAAAAATGATGGTTACGGCGAAGGTGGTAGCGAAGAGTTCAATGGAGAACTTTATAAAATATATCAGCAACAACAAAAGTTAAGACAAGCACTTCAAGATAAAATAGGAAAAGAAGGCAGTCAAGGTAACGCGGGCGATTTAATAAAGCAAATGGAAGAAGTTGAGCTTGACCTTATCAATAAGGGATTTACCAACCAGACACTTCAAAAGATGATGGATTTGCAGCATCAGTTGTTAAAAATGGAAAATGCTACATTCACTCAGGGAGAAGATGAAAAGCGTGAATCCAAAACAAACAGAAAAGAATATAATAGCAAAACAAACAGTCAAATACCAACAGCAAAACAATATTTTAATACTACCGAAATATTGAATAGACAAGCCTTACCTTTGCGCTCGCAATTCAAAAAGAAACTGCAAGACTATTTTAAGAGTACAAATGATTAG
- a CDS encoding zinc ribbon domain-containing protein yields MSYICPKCDNTSYEVGEMRATGGTLSKIFDVQNKKFTSVTCKKCSYTEFFKAKTSALSNIFDLFTN; encoded by the coding sequence ATGAGTTATATCTGTCCAAAATGTGATAATACCAGCTACGAAGTTGGAGAAATGCGTGCAACTGGTGGCACATTATCTAAAATATTTGATGTCCAGAATAAAAAATTTACTTCCGTAACATGCAAAAAATGTTCTTACACTGAGTTTTTTAAAGCAAAAACCAGTGCATTAAGTAACATTTTTGATTTGTTTACCAATTAA
- the folB gene encoding dihydroneopterin aldolase produces MGIIKVENIRIFAHHGCLAEETKIGSDYRVDLEVKVNLKKSAESDELKDTVDYVFLNKVVREEMAMPSKLLETVAQRVLNRIFSEDKMVSKATICVSKINPPIGGDVEMVTIKMNQKRKKHSK; encoded by the coding sequence ATGGGAATAATAAAAGTTGAAAACATACGCATTTTTGCTCATCATGGCTGCCTAGCAGAAGAAACTAAAATCGGTAGTGATTACCGCGTAGATTTAGAGGTTAAAGTTAATTTAAAAAAATCTGCGGAATCTGATGAACTCAAGGATACTGTTGACTATGTGTTTTTAAATAAGGTTGTTAGAGAGGAAATGGCAATGCCATCTAAGCTTTTAGAAACTGTAGCTCAACGTGTATTAAATCGTATTTTTTCTGAAGACAAAATGGTTTCAAAAGCAACTATTTGTGTAAGTAAGATAAACCCACCAATTGGCGGTGACGTTGAGATGGTCACTATTAAAATGAACCAAAAACGAAAAAAGCATAGTAAATAG
- a CDS encoding glutamine--tRNA ligase/YqeY domain fusion protein, with translation MSEETKSLNFIEHIIEEDLANGLPKENLRFRFPPEPNGYLHIGHTKAIGISFGLGEKYNAPVNLRFDDTNPAKEEQEYVDAIKRDIAWLGYKWENELYSSDYFQKLYDWAVLMIKDGKAYVDSQSSEAMRAQKGTPKQVGTNSPYRDRTVEENLELFQGMKDGKFEAGEHVLRAKIDMSDPNMLMRDPLMYRVMYAHHHRTGDDWCIYPMYDWTHGESDYIEQISHSLCSLEFKPHRKLYDWFKENVYDYSKNQLPMPPKQREFARLNLSYTIMSKRKLLRLVEEGIVTGWDDPRMPTISGLRRRGYTPNSIRQFIEKVGVAKRENVIDVSLLEFCIREDLNKSTNRVMAVLDPVKVIITNYPDGKEEWLDAENNPEDENTGSRQVPFSREIYIEKADFKEQAGNKFFRLKIGGEVRLKNAYIIQANDVVKDKEGNVTEIHCTYSTDTEKRVKGTLHWVSVKHAITAEIREYDRLFMDEAPDSHKDKDFMEFINPNSLKVKTGYLEPSLAEVEIGERFQFQRLGYFNVDNDSKSGALVFNKTVGLRDSWAKQKPQQNQNQQQKQPQQKRKAISVIQQLGKKYTNLPEEKQQKAKAEIQTLAKDVAYEELEALFGTAVKKAGTRVAVLIALKEQLKNGLERNANIDDFIAKAKDDKNEILVAEANEIA, from the coding sequence ATGTCAGAAGAAACAAAATCACTCAATTTTATTGAGCACATCATAGAAGAAGATTTAGCTAATGGTTTACCAAAAGAAAATCTTCGTTTTCGTTTTCCTCCAGAGCCAAACGGTTATCTACACATTGGCCACACAAAGGCTATAGGTATTAGTTTTGGTCTAGGTGAAAAATATAACGCACCTGTTAATCTTCGTTTTGATGATACCAATCCTGCAAAAGAAGAGCAAGAATATGTTGATGCAATCAAAAGAGATATCGCATGGTTGGGTTATAAGTGGGAGAACGAATTGTACAGCTCAGATTATTTTCAGAAGCTTTACGATTGGGCTGTTTTAATGATTAAAGACGGCAAAGCCTATGTAGACTCTCAATCTTCTGAAGCTATGAGAGCGCAAAAAGGGACGCCAAAACAAGTAGGTACTAACAGTCCATACAGAGACAGAACTGTTGAAGAAAATCTTGAACTTTTTCAAGGCATGAAAGATGGGAAATTTGAAGCTGGCGAACACGTTTTACGTGCAAAAATTGATATGTCTGATCCAAACATGTTAATGCGTGACCCATTAATGTATCGTGTTATGTATGCACATCACCACAGAACAGGAGATGATTGGTGTATTTACCCAATGTACGACTGGACACATGGCGAGAGTGATTACATCGAGCAGATTTCTCATTCACTTTGTTCTTTAGAATTCAAGCCACACAGAAAATTATACGACTGGTTTAAAGAGAATGTATACGACTACTCAAAAAATCAGTTGCCAATGCCTCCAAAGCAAAGAGAATTTGCGAGGCTAAATCTTAGTTATACAATCATGAGTAAGCGTAAATTATTACGCTTGGTAGAAGAAGGTATTGTAACAGGTTGGGATGATCCGCGTATGCCAACTATTTCTGGCCTACGTCGTCGTGGATATACACCAAACTCTATACGACAGTTTATAGAAAAAGTAGGTGTTGCAAAGCGTGAAAACGTGATTGATGTTTCGCTTTTAGAGTTTTGTATTCGCGAAGATTTAAATAAATCTACAAACCGCGTTATGGCGGTTTTAGACCCAGTAAAAGTTATAATTACCAATTATCCTGATGGAAAAGAAGAGTGGTTAGATGCAGAAAATAATCCTGAAGATGAGAATACAGGTTCGCGTCAAGTTCCTTTTTCAAGAGAAATCTATATTGAAAAAGCAGATTTTAAAGAACAAGCTGGGAATAAATTCTTTAGATTAAAAATAGGAGGCGAAGTACGTTTGAAGAACGCTTATATCATACAAGCTAACGATGTTGTAAAAGACAAAGAAGGTAATGTCACAGAAATTCACTGTACGTACTCTACAGATACAGAAAAACGTGTTAAAGGAACACTTCACTGGGTTTCTGTAAAACATGCAATTACAGCAGAGATCAGGGAATATGACCGTTTATTTATGGATGAAGCTCCTGATAGTCATAAGGACAAGGATTTTATGGAGTTCATAAACCCAAATTCTCTGAAAGTAAAAACAGGATATTTAGAACCAAGCTTAGCAGAAGTAGAAATAGGAGAGCGGTTTCAGTTTCAGCGTTTAGGATATTTCAATGTCGATAACGATTCTAAGTCAGGCGCTTTGGTGTTTAATAAAACTGTTGGTTTAAGAGATAGTTGGGCAAAGCAAAAACCACAACAAAACCAAAATCAACAACAAAAACAACCTCAGCAAAAGCGCAAGGCTATCAGTGTTATCCAACAATTAGGAAAAAAGTACACTAATTTGCCTGAGGAAAAACAACAAAAAGCAAAAGCTGAAATACAAACCTTAGCCAAAGATGTTGCTTACGAAGAGTTAGAGGCATTATTTGGCACTGCAGTAAAAAAAGCAGGCACACGTGTCGCAGTTTTGATTGCGTTAAAAGAACAGCTTAAAAACGGCTTAGAACGCAATGCTAATATTGACGATTTTATAGCAAAAGCAAAAGATGATAAAAACGAAATATTAGTTGCTGAGGCAAATGAAATAGCGTAA
- a CDS encoding DUF1761 domain-containing protein produces MEFNYLAIAVAAVVPLVLGFLWYNPALFGNVWMRESGMTEEKMKSGNMAVIFGVSLIFSVLLSFFLQFLTIHQTGAVQMIGGDPTVEGILPSFQAFMDDYGTNFRTYKHGALHGLLAGIFIVLPIMGTNGLFERKSWKHIFINVGYWTLVLTIMGAILCGWV; encoded by the coding sequence ATGGAATTTAATTATTTAGCAATAGCGGTTGCTGCTGTTGTACCTCTAGTTTTAGGATTCTTATGGTATAATCCAGCTCTTTTTGGGAACGTTTGGATGCGAGAATCTGGCATGACTGAAGAAAAGATGAAAAGCGGAAACATGGCTGTTATCTTTGGTGTATCACTCATTTTTTCGGTTTTATTATCCTTTTTTCTACAGTTTTTAACCATTCACCAAACTGGTGCTGTACAAATGATTGGTGGCGACCCAACTGTTGAAGGTATCTTACCATCTTTTCAAGCGTTTATGGACGACTATGGTACTAATTTTAGAACTTATAAACACGGCGCATTACATGGTTTATTAGCTGGAATATTCATTGTATTACCAATTATGGGTACCAACGGCTTGTTTGAAAGAAAATCATGGAAACATATTTTTATAAACGTTGGTTACTGGACACTTGTACTTACAATTATGGGAGCAATCTTATGTGGATGGGTTTAG
- a CDS encoding SPFH domain-containing protein — MQPYYYIPFAFFGVVILLGAVFTVKQQTAAIVERFGKFSRISHAGLRFKIPLIERIAGRLSLKIQQLDVIIETKTLDDVFVRLKVSVQYKVIKEKVYEAFYKLDYPHDQITSYVFDVVRAEVPKMKLDDVFVRKDDIAIAVKAELNEAMMTYGYDIIKTLVTDIDPDAQVKEAMNRINASEREKIAAQFEGDAARILIVEKAKAEAESKRLQGQGIADQRREIARGLEESVEVLNKVGINSQEASALIVVTQHYDTLQSIGQETNSNLILLPNSPQAGSNMLNDMVASFTASNQIGEAMKNAKNNKKEE, encoded by the coding sequence ATGCAACCTTACTATTACATTCCTTTTGCCTTTTTTGGAGTCGTTATTTTACTCGGAGCAGTGTTTACCGTAAAACAACAAACAGCTGCTATAGTTGAACGATTTGGAAAATTTTCTAGAATAAGTCATGCGGGTCTAAGATTTAAAATTCCATTGATTGAACGAATTGCAGGTAGGCTTAGCTTGAAAATTCAACAATTAGATGTTATTATCGAAACCAAAACTTTAGATGACGTATTTGTTCGTCTTAAAGTATCCGTTCAATACAAGGTTATTAAAGAAAAGGTTTATGAGGCGTTCTATAAACTAGATTATCCACACGATCAAATCACATCTTACGTTTTTGATGTGGTCCGTGCTGAAGTTCCAAAGATGAAACTTGATGATGTCTTTGTTCGTAAAGACGATATTGCTATTGCGGTTAAAGCAGAGCTAAATGAAGCTATGATGACCTACGGTTATGATATTATTAAAACGCTTGTAACAGATATTGACCCAGACGCTCAAGTAAAAGAAGCCATGAATAGAATTAACGCTTCTGAACGCGAAAAGATTGCTGCACAGTTTGAAGGTGATGCTGCGCGTATTTTAATTGTCGAAAAAGCAAAAGCTGAAGCCGAAAGTAAACGTTTACAAGGTCAAGGTATTGCTGATCAGCGTCGTGAGATTGCTCGCGGATTAGAAGAGTCTGTAGAGGTGCTAAATAAAGTGGGTATTAACTCCCAAGAGGCTTCTGCGCTTATTGTTGTAACACAGCACTACGATACACTTCAGTCAATTGGTCAAGAAACTAACAGTAATCTTATTTTGTTACCAAACTCTCCGCAAGCAGGTAGTAATATGCTTAACGATATGGTCGCTAGTTTTACGGCTAGTAACCAGATTGGTGAGGCTATGAAAAACGCTAAAAACAACAAAAAAGAAGAATAG
- the gltX gene encoding glutamate--tRNA ligase — MSKNVRVRFAPSPTGPLHIGGVRTALFNYLFAKKHGGDFVLRIEDTDQNRYVEGAEDYIVDALNWCNIPFDEGPGKNEKFGPYRQSERKHLYKQYADKLITEGKAYYAFDTAEALDAERKGHEAEGKTFIYNWHNREKGRLVNSLVLTAEETQAKIDAGENYVVRFKSPQDETLHLKDIIRGDIKIDTNVLDDKILFKSDGMPTYHLANIVDDHLMDITHVIRGEEWLPSLALHKLLYNAFGWEAPEFAHLPLILKPTGKGKLSKRDGDKLGFPVFPLEYKAPDGTVSKGYKEDGYFSEAVINFLAFLGWNPGTEQELFSLENLISEFDLERVNKAGARFDPDKTKWFNHQYMQQQLDLNLAEQFKALHAELSEIDVNYIALVVGLIKERATFVNEFWGLSHFFFTTPTSYDEKASKKALKEGTSEIMETVKGLVLKTNDFSVENLQTNIKGWITDNEIGFGKVMMPLRLALVGALQGPDVFDIMFMIGKNETVKRIDNLIKSI; from the coding sequence ATGTCTAAAAACGTACGTGTGCGCTTTGCACCAAGTCCAACAGGACCTTTACATATTGGTGGTGTAAGAACTGCGCTTTTCAACTATTTATTCGCAAAAAAACATGGTGGCGATTTTGTCTTACGCATTGAAGATACCGACCAAAACCGTTATGTTGAAGGTGCTGAAGATTATATAGTTGATGCACTAAATTGGTGTAATATTCCTTTTGATGAAGGGCCAGGAAAAAATGAAAAATTCGGGCCATACAGACAAAGTGAACGAAAGCATTTATATAAACAATATGCCGATAAATTAATTACTGAAGGTAAAGCCTATTATGCTTTTGATACAGCTGAAGCATTAGACGCTGAACGCAAAGGGCATGAAGCTGAAGGAAAGACTTTCATTTACAACTGGCACAATCGCGAAAAAGGCCGTTTGGTAAACTCATTAGTTTTAACTGCTGAAGAAACACAGGCTAAAATTGATGCAGGCGAAAATTATGTGGTTAGATTTAAGTCACCTCAGGACGAGACGCTTCATCTAAAAGATATTATTCGTGGAGATATTAAAATTGACACCAATGTTTTAGATGATAAAATTTTATTTAAAAGTGACGGAATGCCAACCTATCACCTAGCTAACATTGTTGATGACCATTTAATGGATATCACTCATGTTATTCGTGGTGAAGAATGGTTACCGTCTTTGGCTTTACATAAATTATTGTATAATGCTTTTGGTTGGGAAGCGCCAGAATTTGCGCATTTACCCTTAATTTTAAAACCAACAGGAAAAGGGAAATTGAGTAAACGAGATGGCGATAAATTAGGTTTTCCAGTATTTCCTTTGGAATATAAAGCTCCAGACGGAACTGTTTCAAAAGGTTATAAAGAAGATGGGTACTTCTCTGAAGCTGTCATTAATTTTTTAGCCTTTTTAGGCTGGAATCCAGGAACCGAACAAGAGTTGTTTTCTCTTGAAAACTTGATTTCAGAGTTTGATTTAGAGCGTGTAAACAAAGCTGGTGCACGTTTTGACCCTGACAAAACGAAATGGTTTAACCACCAATACATGCAACAACAATTAGATTTAAATTTAGCTGAACAGTTTAAAGCGCTTCATGCTGAATTATCAGAAATTGACGTAAACTATATTGCTTTAGTTGTTGGTTTGATTAAAGAGCGTGCAACGTTTGTTAATGAGTTTTGGGGATTAAGTCATTTCTTTTTTACGACACCAACGTCTTATGATGAAAAGGCTTCTAAAAAAGCATTAAAAGAAGGTACGTCTGAAATTATGGAAACTGTAAAAGGTCTTGTATTAAAGACTAACGACTTTTCAGTTGAAAATCTTCAAACGAATATTAAAGGTTGGATAACAGATAACGAAATTGGTTTCGGGAAAGTCATGATGCCATTGCGATTGGCTTTAGTTGGAGCGCTTCAAGGACCAGATGTTTTTGATATCATGTTTATGATTGGTAAAAACGAAACTGTAAAGCGTATAGACAATTTAATTAAATCGATATAA
- a CDS encoding VOC family protein produces MKIKGLYETHLFVENLQRSVDFYKDTLGLKLCRFSKERKIAFFWIGEEKQFMLGLWEKPKEEIDIRHFAFECDPLWVQNESLDFLKSQNIKSWNFLNDGSEGPMVFVWMPAIAIYFSDPDGHELEFIGVLEGKTKSNEENRIVTYDEWLKIKD; encoded by the coding sequence TTGAAGATAAAAGGACTTTATGAAACTCATTTATTTGTAGAAAACCTTCAGCGTTCAGTTGATTTTTATAAAGATACACTTGGTCTAAAGCTTTGTCGTTTTAGTAAAGAACGAAAAATTGCTTTCTTTTGGATAGGAGAAGAGAAACAATTTATGTTAGGCTTATGGGAAAAGCCAAAAGAAGAAATTGATATTAGGCATTTTGCATTTGAATGTGACCCACTTTGGGTACAGAATGAATCTTTAGATTTCCTTAAATCACAAAACATCAAATCCTGGAATTTTCTTAATGATGGAAGTGAAGGTCCAATGGTTTTCGTTTGGATGCCAGCGATAGCAATTTATTTTAGTGATCCAGATGGTCACGAATTAGAATTTATAGGCGTTTTAGAAGGCAAAACAAAATCAAACGAAGAAAACAGAATAGTCACCTACGACGAATGGTTAAAAATTAAAGACTAA
- a CDS encoding alkane 1-monooxygenase gives MKDLKYLAAFSIPLFAFLGLYLQGYWVWATPIFAFVCIPVLELIFPVDTDNFSESEVDSRLKKRLFDWLLYLNLPIVFGLVAYGLFVVTSFSLETYEFVGLIISVGIVLGVNGINVAHELGHRQTTNERFIGKALLIPSFYMHFFIEHNYGHHLHAATPEDPATARYNQSVYSFWLTSTFRQYFNAWNIQMKLLRNNSRSFFGIKNDMLWYSLIQITYLVMVSFYFGSTGLIFALASGVVGFILLETVNYIEHYGLLRLQTKSGRYERVREMHSWNSNHVIGRIVLYELTRHSDHHYKSSKKYQILDCHDESPQMPFGYPTSMVLAMLPPLWFKIMNKRVPKSMILS, from the coding sequence ATGAAAGACCTCAAATATTTAGCCGCGTTTTCAATTCCTTTGTTTGCTTTTTTAGGTTTATATCTTCAAGGGTATTGGGTATGGGCAACGCCAATATTTGCATTTGTATGCATTCCTGTTTTGGAACTAATATTTCCTGTAGATACAGATAATTTTTCTGAATCAGAAGTTGATAGTCGATTAAAGAAAAGACTTTTTGATTGGCTTTTGTACCTAAATTTACCTATCGTTTTTGGTTTAGTGGCTTACGGTTTGTTTGTAGTTACAAGTTTTAGTCTTGAAACCTATGAGTTTGTGGGGCTAATTATTTCGGTCGGAATTGTGTTAGGAGTTAATGGGATTAATGTTGCTCATGAACTTGGTCATAGACAGACTACAAATGAACGTTTTATAGGCAAAGCACTGCTTATTCCGAGTTTCTATATGCACTTTTTCATAGAGCATAATTATGGGCATCATTTGCATGCAGCTACTCCTGAAGACCCAGCAACGGCAAGGTATAATCAGTCCGTGTATTCATTTTGGTTAACCTCAACATTTCGTCAATATTTTAATGCTTGGAATATTCAAATGAAGCTATTGAGAAATAATTCGCGTTCATTTTTTGGCATTAAAAATGACATGCTTTGGTATAGCTTAATTCAAATTACCTATTTAGTTATGGTTTCGTTTTACTTTGGTTCAACTGGATTAATTTTTGCTTTAGCCTCGGGAGTCGTTGGGTTTATTTTATTAGAAACGGTAAACTATATCGAGCATTACGGCTTATTACGTTTACAAACAAAATCGGGTAGGTATGAGCGTGTAAGAGAGATGCACTCATGGAATTCAAATCACGTTATTGGGCGCATTGTTTTATATGAATTAACACGTCATAGTGATCACCACTATAAATCTTCAAAAAAATATCAAATATTAGACTGCCATGACGAAAGTCCTCAAATGCCCTTCGGCTATCCAACATCAATGGTATTGGCTATGCTACCGCCGCTTTGGTTTAAGATTATGAATAAGCGTGTACCAAAAAGCATGATACTAAGTTAA